A single genomic interval of Streptomyces graminofaciens harbors:
- the eccB gene encoding type VII secretion protein EccB, which translates to MASRRDELNAYTFAKRRTLAAFLQPSPWGSEEGAPKPLRAVVPSLIAGALVLGVFGAWGMFQPSAPKDWAQPGTRVIVGKQSTTRYVVLKTGKTARLHPVLNLASARLLMNGADYQVIQVSDKILDAGKPPRGPILGIPYAPDRLPTADDAGKAKRWAVCEQPGGKGSTVQEATFVLADRDAKKTEGAGRLTDGEVLYVRTRAGDRYLVDARGTAYPVADQATEQDTDKLVEALVGSTRQPQLVTKEWLATLHKGDPIGFPELPSGVGDPADVQGQLSESENRVGMVLETETGEGTKSYVVLPGKVQPISQFTAWLLINSPQTAELNMNSQAVKVGLQDFTADSRTFAGQPGKWPARKPSMVNSASADSGRDTVCSVLRDVDGANDTTLSTWAGTEYPAEITASGTGTYVTPGTGLLYTQSQGTDTDSGSLFLVTDTGLRYAVQANGDSDSDRSDIGTDGKKKTTDGTPEPSEAQVKLGYENVRPAKVPLVWSEFLAKGPRLDTNSARQPQGS; encoded by the coding sequence ATGGCATCACGGCGGGACGAACTCAACGCCTACACGTTCGCGAAGCGGCGCACCCTCGCAGCCTTCCTCCAGCCGTCCCCCTGGGGCTCCGAGGAGGGTGCCCCGAAGCCGCTGCGGGCCGTGGTGCCGAGCCTGATCGCGGGCGCCCTGGTGCTCGGAGTCTTCGGCGCCTGGGGCATGTTCCAGCCGTCCGCGCCCAAGGACTGGGCCCAGCCCGGCACCCGGGTCATCGTCGGCAAGCAGTCGACGACGCGTTACGTCGTCCTCAAGACCGGCAAGACCGCACGACTCCACCCCGTCCTCAACCTCGCCTCCGCCCGTCTGCTGATGAACGGCGCCGACTACCAGGTCATCCAGGTCAGCGACAAGATCCTCGACGCGGGCAAGCCGCCCCGGGGCCCGATCCTCGGCATTCCGTACGCCCCCGACCGCCTGCCCACCGCCGACGACGCCGGCAAGGCCAAGCGCTGGGCGGTGTGCGAACAGCCCGGCGGCAAGGGCAGCACCGTCCAGGAGGCGACGTTCGTCCTCGCCGACCGGGACGCGAAGAAGACGGAGGGCGCCGGCCGCCTGACCGACGGCGAGGTGCTCTACGTCAGGACGCGGGCCGGGGACCGGTATCTGGTCGATGCCCGGGGGACCGCGTACCCCGTGGCCGACCAGGCGACCGAACAGGACACCGACAAGCTGGTGGAAGCGCTCGTGGGCAGCACCCGGCAGCCGCAGCTCGTCACCAAGGAGTGGCTCGCGACGCTGCACAAGGGTGACCCGATCGGGTTCCCCGAACTCCCCTCCGGCGTAGGCGACCCGGCCGACGTCCAGGGACAGCTCTCGGAGAGCGAGAACCGCGTCGGCATGGTGCTCGAGACGGAGACGGGCGAGGGCACGAAGTCGTACGTCGTGCTGCCCGGCAAGGTGCAGCCGATCTCGCAGTTCACGGCCTGGCTGCTGATCAACTCCCCGCAGACGGCCGAGCTGAACATGAACAGCCAGGCCGTCAAGGTCGGCCTCCAGGACTTCACCGCCGACAGCCGGACCTTCGCCGGCCAGCCCGGCAAGTGGCCCGCGCGGAAGCCGTCGATGGTCAACTCCGCCTCCGCCGACTCGGGCCGCGACACCGTGTGCAGCGTCCTGCGCGACGTGGACGGGGCCAACGACACGACCCTCAGCACCTGGGCGGGCACCGAGTACCCCGCCGAGATCACCGCGAGCGGCACAGGTACCTACGTCACCCCCGGTACCGGCCTGCTGTACACGCAGAGCCAGGGCACCGACACCGACTCAGGATCGCTCTTCCTCGTGACGGACACCGGCCTGCGGTACGCGGTCCAGGCGAACGGCGACAGCGACAGCGACCGCTCGGACATCGGCACCGACGGCAAGAAGAAGACGACGGACGGCACACCGGAGCCAAGCGAGGCCCAGGTCAAGCTCGGCTACGAGAACGTCAGGCCCGCCAAGGTGCCGCTGGTGTGGTCGGAGTTCCTGGCCAAGGGGCCGCGCCTGGACACCAACAGCGCCCGGCAGCCGCAGGGTTCGTGA